The genomic segment CAGAGCATAGGGAGCATTATAGGGATACAAGAAGCCAATCCGCTTTTTATCCGCTAACGATGCGATAAAAGAACCGAGTTTATCCGCCGGTATGCCGCACCGTTCATCACGTTCCATCTTTGCGATACTCTTTGTGATCCTTCCGGAATACACATCGTTACCGGTATTCGACTTATTACGGACATCCGTAAACGGAGTTGCGACATCTCCCGGCATAATAAGCGCACACTGTATACCAAACGGAAAAACTTCGGCGGCAAATGCCTCCAATAATTTTCCAAGCGCTGCTTTGGATGCGGAATAAAAGGCCTGAAAGGGAATGGCAATTTCTCCCGCAACCGAACTCACCGCAAGAATCTTTCCAAAGCCTTGCTTCCTCATGTATGAAGCGGCTGTCTTCATCGTTAAAAAAGCGCCGAAAAAATTTACATCCAGCTGTTTTTTTGCATCCTCAAGCTTCGTAAACTCAACGGCTCCCGAAATACCGAACCCGGCAGCACAGACACAGACATCCAATCGAGCTTCCCGTTCCCATACTTCGGCAAAAACCTTGATCAATGCATGTTCATCCGTCACATCCGCTGAAAAATGTCCTCCGCATTTGGGTATGTATCCATCGAGTACCCTCCGGCTAACAGTATACACGACATAACCTTTATCGCTCAAAGCTTTGACTGTTTCCAAACCGATTCCGCTTGTTCCGCCCGTTACCACTGCAATTTTTTTTATCTCTTTTTCATGTTCCATATTCATAACACCTCGCATTATCGGATTTTCTGTGAAATAATACACAAAAAATCTGCATAGAGAAACAGCTTTTGTTATAAAAAGGCTTGACAAAAAAGATGAGGATGATAGTATGACAGATACGGTGTAGGAGCGCCTGTCATATATAGAGCTTAATAGCGGATAACAGAATACTTCGCTATAACAACATATCTTTTGGCAAGAGTATCGGTCGATATTCTTTGAATCTCAATAACAAACGTCAATTTAAAATAGAAATAGCATTAGTACATTTAAGAAGAACCTATAAAACTATAGGAGGCTTTCAAAACTGCAAGCCTATCGGCTTGTTCTGTAAGGAAATTTAATATATTCGTTAACACGGATTGCGAATCCGAGTTGCATTGAATCCGAGTTGCATTGCAACTCGTGTTCTGTAAGGAAATTTAATATATTCGTTAACACGGATTGCGAATCCGAGTTGCATTGCAACTCGGTTCTGTAAGGAAATGATTTATCATATCCGCTAACGCGGATTGCGAATCCGGGTTGCATTGCAACTCGGTTCTGTAAGGAAATGATTTATCATATCCGCTAACGCGGATTGCGAATCAGTTTTTAGAGACTCTTTATACAAGAATTTTGAGGAGGTCAAAATTTGAGCAAGCTAAAAGGTATTCTTCTGTTGCTGATCGCGGCAATTGTGATGGGATGCGCCACACAGCCTCAGCAGCCGAAGGAAGAAAAACCCGTTGTAAAGCAGCAGCCGGTTGAAACCGCTCCTGCGGAAGAAAAACCTGCCGAACCGGAAAAAGCACCGGAACCGCAGCAACAAAATGCCGGTACCGAAACGACGGTTTATTTTGCTCCGAAAACGTACAAGATTGATACGTTCACCGCACATAAACTGGACAGTATTGCCGAGCTGTTAAAAGCGAAGGATGTAACACAGATAAAAATTGTCGGACATTGTGCAAAATTAGACAGCACAAAAGAAGAAGAAAAACTGTCGTTACAACGAGCGCTTGCTGTCGCACGGTATTTTGAATCAACCGGCGCCTTTACAGCAGGTAATATGACCATATCGGCGGAAGGGGCTGAGCACCCCGAAGGATCTCACGCGGAAATTTCCGAACGGAAACACAACCGCAGAGTCGAAATTTATTATTAAAAAAGATGCGGAGTCATCTTTTATAGTATTTGGAGGTAAGATTTATGAAGAAATCACTCTTTGCAGCTGCTTTTGCGGCTCTTTGCTTCTCAGTTTGGGCACAAGTGCCTGAAACAATGTCCCAGGATTATCAACGTGCGGCAATGCAATACCGCAACGATGATAAATATTTTGTCAACAGCGATGTATTCTTTAAGCTCAATTCAGCAGATAAAGAAACAGGACTCGATTTTGTTGAATTCTCACTGGACGGTTCAAGCTTTATGACTTACCGCAACCCCTTCCAGATTTTGGAAGAAGGTAAACACGATATCTCATATCGCGGTTTCGATAACAGCAAAAACCTTGAAGTTGCAAAAACCCTTTCGGTAATTGTCGATAATACAGCGCCCAAAACAGTATTGAATACAACTGAACCGTTATTCTACAAAGGCTTGGCTGCTTACTGTTCTGCGAACACCAAATGGTATATTTCGGCAACCGATGATTTAACCGGTTCCGGAACTGCCGGAGCCTATATCGGCACGGATTTAGATGCTTTAACGCTCCATGGTAATGGAAAAGAAGACGAAGATGCTTATTATTCTGTAAGCGAAGAAGGTCCTGCAAAGATATATTACACGGCTGTTGATAACGTCGGCAACTTAGCTCCTATTTCGGTAACATCCGTTATCGTTGACACAACCGCTCCTACTGTTTTCATTGAAAACAGTGATCGGCTTATCAATAAAGATGATGCATATATGATTTTTCCGAGTGACGATGTTGTTGACGAAGAGGGACGCATTATCGTTTCTACAAAGGAATCGGTTGCGTTTGGTGCAACTGACGAACTTTCCGGTGTTGACGCTCTGTATGTGAAAATCAACGATGCCGACTATGTCAAATATATCGAGCCGCTTCATTTCTCGACCGACACTGTTTACAATATCGATGTAAAAGCAATCGATAACGTCGGTAACGTATCGGAGCCTGTCTCCTACAAATTCTATGTAGATAAGATCACTCCTGCATCCGACATAGAGGTTATCGACAGAGAGGGAAACGAACCCGCGACCTGGAGCATTCCCGCCGATGGTCAATAAATCGGATATACTGAAAATTTAACGAGGTAGCGATATGTTACCGTGCTGTTAAATGTTTAGTTAATTGAAGCGCCGGTTAATCTTGCAGATTAGCCGGCGTTTTTTTTATCTGCTAAAGATATTGTGCTGAAAACATGGTTAGAGTTGCTCTATAGCAGGCTATGTCGATTTTGAAGAGCCTTTTTTACCTAATTGACCGCAAGCGCCGCCGATTGTTCTGCCGCGCTTTTGCCGAACCGTTACATTTAAGTTTTCTGCCGTTAAGTAATGATAAAAAGATCGTATTTCGGAATCCGAAGGAGTACTATACGGTAATTGCTGCACGGGATTCCACGGAATAAGATTGATATGCACATTGAGACCTTCGGCAAAAGCGCACACTTGTTGCGCTGCCTTATAGGAGGTATTGACGTCTTTGAGCAGTGCAAGCTCTAGGGTTACTCGTTTATCGGTTTTATCATTAAAATAACGGATTGCCTTTTTTAATTCGCCGAGCGGATTAGCCTTTGTAACAGGCATCAATGCTGTCCGGAGCGCTTCGTCCGCAGTAGTCAGTGAAACGGCAAGACGGATATCAAGCTGTCTATCCGCAAGTTCATAAATACCTTTACAAATACCGGATGTAGAAAGCGTTATCCGTCGATGCGAAAGGTTTCTGCCTTTAGGGTGAGTGAGAACGGCAATGGTTTTCGCGATACTATCGAGGTTCAACAACGGTTCACCCATACCCATGAACACGATATTATCAAGCTTACCGCAGATGTTTTCCAGATGTAAAAATTGCTCTACAATTTCGTTGGGAGCAAGATTACGCAAACAGCCGAGCTGCCCTGTTTGGCAGAAAGTGCAACCCATAGGGCAACCGACTTGACAGGAAACACAGGCAGTTCTCCGCGCGGCTTTGTCAAACAACAGCACCGTTTCAATACTGCTGCCGTCATACAAGCCTATTCCGAGTTTAACCGTACCGTCAGGATCTTTCAGCACAGTTTCGCAGACGGTATTGCGCGGCGTATATTCATCGGCAAGCCGAGTCCGCTCTTTAAGCGGAAGGTTTGTCATTTCATCAAAAGATGAACACCCACGCGCAATCCATTGGAAAATCTGCATCGACTGAAATCGTTGCGGCAAATTGCATACCGCAGCAATTTCTTCCGGCAGCATTCCTGAAAGGGCGGTTTTCTCTGCAACACTGTTATCGCTTTGTCCCAATCAGGATACCTTAATTTTGTAATGAGAACAGGGTATCGCTTACCGCTTGATTTTTAATGCCGTACTGCTGGAACGCTTGCAGCACTTCAATCGCTTTAGCTTTTTCGTTTGTATGGATGTAGCAATCTGCAAGTTCAAGATAGATACGGTAATTTTTTCGGTCTGCCTGCAACAGATGTGTTAAGCTGGTTATTGCCTCATCATATTTTCCCTGTATCTTGCACAAAATCGCAAGACCGAGTATCGCATAGGAATCGTAATCGATATCAAGCGCACGCTGATAAATTTGTTCGGCTTTTTCATAATCACCAATATGCCGGTACGCATCGCCCATACGGGTAAGAATAACTTTATTATTCGGATCTTTGTTAAGAATGGCCTCCCAATATTTTATTGAATGCTGCTGCTGCTTCATACCGCGGTAGCAGTCCGCAAGGCCGAACAAACCGTAAAAATTATCGGGATCTTTTTCAAGGGCTTTTTCAAAATAATAGACACCATGGTCAAATTGCTTCATCTTTCGATAACAATTTCCAATTGATGTTAAGATACGAATATCTACATTGTCAGGATTCTGATCAAAAATCTTTTGCCAATAAATAAGCGCTTCGCGGTATTTTTTAAAATCATAATGAAGGTGTCCCAAGCCGATAAGCGCATAGGGATTATTCTCTTCTATTTCAAGCACTTTTAAATAGAGCTTCTTTGAATTTTGAAAATCATGTATCTTTCGGTATGCATCGGCAACGCGGGTAAAGACAGTGATATTTGCGTTATCATGTTCAAGATATTGTTCCCAAATCTCGATCGCCTTCGCATATAAATTCATATTTTTATAGCAATCCGCTAATCCGAACAACGCATAATTATTCCCCGGATGGTGCCGCAAACATTCGCTGTAGTATTCCGCGGCTTCTTTGCATTTATTTCGTTTTCGAGCGGCGTCCCCAAGCCCG from the Treponema medium genome contains:
- a CDS encoding SDR family NAD(P)-dependent oxidoreductase, whose product is MKKIAVVTGGTSGIGLETVKALSDKGYVVYTVSRRVLDGYIPKCGGHFSADVTDEHALIKVFAEVWEREARLDVCVCAAGFGISGAVEFTKLEDAKKQLDVNFFGAFLTMKTAASYMRKQGFGKILAVSSVAGEIAIPFQAFYSASKAALGKLLEAFAAEVFPFGIQCALIMPGDVATPFTDVRNKSNTGNDVYSGRITKSIAKMERDERCGIPADKLGSFIASLADKKRIGFLYPYNAPYALLISLYRLLPRRLALFIVRQLYAL
- a CDS encoding OmpA family protein, whose product is MSKLKGILLLLIAAIVMGCATQPQQPKEEKPVVKQQPVETAPAEEKPAEPEKAPEPQQQNAGTETTVYFAPKTYKIDTFTAHKLDSIAELLKAKDVTQIKIVGHCAKLDSTKEEEKLSLQRALAVARYFESTGAFTAGNMTISAEGAEHPEGSHAEISERKHNRRVEIYY
- a CDS encoding OmpL47-type beta-barrel domain-containing protein, translated to MKKSLFAAAFAALCFSVWAQVPETMSQDYQRAAMQYRNDDKYFVNSDVFFKLNSADKETGLDFVEFSLDGSSFMTYRNPFQILEEGKHDISYRGFDNSKNLEVAKTLSVIVDNTAPKTVLNTTEPLFYKGLAAYCSANTKWYISATDDLTGSGTAGAYIGTDLDALTLHGNGKEDEDAYYSVSEEGPAKIYYTAVDNVGNLAPISVTSVIVDTTAPTVFIENSDRLINKDDAYMIFPSDDVVDEEGRIIVSTKESVAFGATDELSGVDALYVKINDADYVKYIEPLHFSTDTVYNIDVKAIDNVGNVSEPVSYKFYVDKITPASDIEVIDREGNEPATWSIPADGQ
- the rlmN gene encoding 23S rRNA (adenine(2503)-C(2))-methyltransferase RlmN; amino-acid sequence: MLPEEIAAVCNLPQRFQSMQIFQWIARGCSSFDEMTNLPLKERTRLADEYTPRNTVCETVLKDPDGTVKLGIGLYDGSSIETVLLFDKAARRTACVSCQVGCPMGCTFCQTGQLGCLRNLAPNEIVEQFLHLENICGKLDNIVFMGMGEPLLNLDSIAKTIAVLTHPKGRNLSHRRITLSTSGICKGIYELADRQLDIRLAVSLTTADEALRTALMPVTKANPLGELKKAIRYFNDKTDKRVTLELALLKDVNTSYKAAQQVCAFAEGLNVHINLIPWNPVQQLPYSTPSDSEIRSFYHYLTAENLNVTVRQKRGRTIGGACGQLGKKGSSKST
- a CDS encoding tetratricopeptide repeat protein; translated protein: MFESIENGYSEQTDSLFPASLDSAQELHHAEGTDELTRLSREGYLFLKANEIDRAEAEFKKMLELDENNNYALVGLGDAARKRNKCKEAAEYYSECLRHHPGNNYALFGLADCYKNMNLYAKAIEIWEQYLEHDNANITVFTRVADAYRKIHDFQNSKKLYLKVLEIEENNPYALIGLGHLHYDFKKYREALIYWQKIFDQNPDNVDIRILTSIGNCYRKMKQFDHGVYYFEKALEKDPDNFYGLFGLADCYRGMKQQQHSIKYWEAILNKDPNNKVILTRMGDAYRHIGDYEKAEQIYQRALDIDYDSYAILGLAILCKIQGKYDEAITSLTHLLQADRKNYRIYLELADCYIHTNEKAKAIEVLQAFQQYGIKNQAVSDTLFSLQN